CTTGTCGGAACACTTGAAAAATATCAGTTTTTGATCCTTATTATACCAAAAGCCCTCTTAATTTGTGGGTAAGGTGATGATAGGAAGGTGTTTACTGAGTTTAGGAAGCGTTGTGCCTGAGTTTCCCCTGATTTTGGGTGGGGTGGAAAGGTTCGGGAAATTTTTCTCTATCAGAAAATTATACTTTTTGCAAGTAAAAAGCCTTATTCTTGTCGGAACACTTGAAAAATGAGCGTTTTTGATCTTTCTGATTCTAAAAACCTGTGGGGTTGGTTATGATAGGGAGCCGTGGCACTGAGTTTCCCCGCGGCGATCTCTAAAGAGGAGTGACGTGCTTTTTAGTTTCTTTTGTGACAGGTTGATGTTGATTATTTGTCGTAGAGTTCCGGGCGGACTCTTACTTGTTTAGCCTTGGATTCTAAACGTTTCGGATCGGAGATCTGATTTCGATTCGTGTCCGAATGTTGAATCTCTTCTTTGGTTTTTTCGTATTTGTATTCGGAACGAAACATATATCTTCCTCGATTTGCAAGACCCAGCAAGGTTTAATAAACGTTTCGTGCTTTTTTGGAAAAATCTGAATCTTTTTTTGAGTCGAGGGCTGTTTTCAATGTGAGTTCGGCGTAAGAAGTCTATGATTCATTTTTCTGAAAAGAATCGAAATTTGAACTTTGTAAATCTATTCTTAAAATGTGAGAACTACCACAAATCACGATTTTACGAACAAATTCTGAAATTTCTACTTTTAGAAAATTCTTTCTCATTTTCTTACGACTCTGCTCACGTTTTTCAAGATCCCTGCGTAATAGAATACCATGAATTTTGAGACAAACTCCCATAGGCACAGAATTTGAGACGTCTTGTCGTATCGTTCTCAGTAATGGCTAACTTCTAATGTGATCTTCCTTTCGGGCATTGATCTTTTTTGAGCTGAAAAAAAGGTCAACGGATGGAAAGCGAAATTGAAAAATGTTCAAGAAAAATTCGATCTTCGGTTCTCTAAATTCAGAAAACATGAAAACTCCAAATCGTATCGGATATAAAAAAATACGGCGATCGGGACGGTAACGAAAAATTCGATTTCTTTACGGCTCTGCAGAATTTCTGCGATGTTTTGTGGAACGGGTAAACGAAGGACGCAACCAAATCGATTCAGCTGAATTCTCGTTCCAAAGCGGTTAGAACCCGGTCGTTTTGTTCGGGTCTTCCGATCGTGATTCGAATCGCATTTAAGTCGTAACTCCTCAAATCCCTGAGAATAATTCCCTGTTTTAAAAGAGACTGGGAAATTTCCGTGGAGGATTTTCCCCGTTTTCTTGCAAAAAATGTAATGAAATTCGAGTAAGAATCGACGAATTCGACGTTTTGTTCGGCGGCGAATTTTTCATATCGTTTCATCTCTTTCAGATTGTTATCCAAATACGATTCCACATGGGATTCGTTTTTAAGCGCCTCGGTCGCTGCGAGTGCGGAAAGGTTGGCGACGTTGAAAGGTGGACGCATCTTATATAAATTGGAAATCAGTTCCTTGCTTCCGATTCCGTATCCGATCCTCATTCCTCCGAGCCCATAGGCTTTCGAAAAGGTTCCCGTATAAAAAACGTTCGGGAAAAGATCAGTGATTTCCTTGGCGGAAATGAATGTGTTCGAATCCTTTTTTTTTCCGAATTCCATATAAGCCGCATCTATGACGACTAACGTGTTTGAAGGGATTTGTCTTAAAAAATCATAGACGTCGAGCTTGGAAAGGGCGTCTCCTATCGGATTGGATGGGGTACATAAGAAGATGATCTTAGGACGGATTGATTTTGCGAGATCCGAAAACGCGTTCAGATCATGCAGAACGGTTTCTGTGGAATGAACCTTCGCCCCGCATTGGAGCGCGTAGATCTTATACATCGCAAAGGTGATTCGATTGATGAGAATCGAATCACCGGGTCCCAATACGCATCTACAGGCAAAATCCAAAACTTGATCGCTTCCGTTGCCCGGAATGATTCGATCGGGAGTCAAATCGAACTTGGAAGCAAGTGCGGTTTTTAATTCCGAGTAAGAATCGTCAGGATAGTAGGACATTTTCGAAGCAGCTTTCTGAACGGCTTCTATGACAGGTTGTGCGCAACCGAAAGGATTTTCGTTCGAACCGAGTTTGATGATCTGATTCGGATCGATCCCGAATTCTCTGGCTATGAGTTCTATCGGTTTTCCCGCTTCGTAGCTTTTGAGGGATCCCAGAACGGATTGAAATTGAATCATCTCTTCCCATGCTTTTTTTCCGGAAAAATTTTGAAAATCGATTTAAGAATAAATTCGTACCGATTTCTGAAAAATGTTTTCGGCTCGTTATATTCTCGATTTTTTTTTCCTCTAATTTTCGGTATTTGTATAAAAAAATCTGGTATAGGAATGAAAGACTCGCAGTTTTACAAAGATAGTAAAGAGAAGAACCCTGATTGTTTGGAAGATTTTTCGGACGGAGACCTTTTAATTCAAGAGATTCTCGAATCGTTCGAGAATTTCGATCGTGTATTGGGAATTACGGTTCAAGAGTTTTTTTCTTCGGAAGATGATCGGTAATTCAAGAATAACTTTTCCGAATTGATTTCCGTTCATCGTCTTTGGCTCCCTTTTACAACTTTTGAAAAATCCTTTCGATTCGGCGTTTTGGAATCGAAGGGTTTGTTTTGTCATTTCCCTTTTAAGAAAATTGGTAAACCCGCCTAGACCGATACCCGACTTTCGCAGAACCTCAAACGTTTCTTCGTAACTTGTAGGTTGGTCACATAGGTCCGTTTTTTTCTTGAACGAAAAAAATTCGAATAACAATTTTCAAATCGTAAGTTTCAAATATGTGGAGGTAAAATCTTCGAAAAACTTGGATTGATCCAGTGCGTAGTCCAACACATACGCTCTAGATTCGTCGTTTTTCAGAAGTTCTCTGTCGTTTGATATCAATAAGGGGCCTTCCAAACCCGCTTTCAACAAAACATGAAAGTAACTGTTGTCGAAGTTGTAAGGATTTGCAGTGAGAGATTCTCCTCCTAACCATCCGATCGTACGCGTCCCGGAGATAAGCACCAGATCTTGAATTCCGAGTTTCATCTTTTGGAGACAAGGAAGTTGGTCTTTCTGGGTTTGCATTCCCAAAGGAAGAATCTGAACGACTTCGCTTATCAATTCGTCTTTTCTTCCCGGTTTTATATGAATCCTCGGACCTCCCGATTTTTCGATTGCTATCGTTCCGGCGAGTGCGAGGAAATCCGCGAGAGAATAGCGAGTTTGAGTCTGTTCGTAAAACGTTTCTAACAATTCTTTGAGTTGATAAAGGTTCTGGACTATTTCGCTGTTTTCCGGGAGTTTGGAAAAGTTTTTGAAAGAGCTCGCGGCGGAAAGTCCGATCCAGTTTTTGTCTTTATCGAAAAGGCATGCCAGATGATAGACTAGTTTCAACCAACTTCCGGTTTCACGAACGAGTATGATTCTTCTAAGAGAATTTTTGGCTTCTTCCCAAGTGTTTGCACCGGTTTTTTTTAGGATTTCCCGGATTTCATAGAGTTTGTGATTTCCGGTTTTCCCTTTAAGTTGTGCGGAGAAAACTTTTCCTTTGAGAACACGTTCCTTTACCTGTTCGTAGACCGGTTCCGAAATCAAAACCGGGACCCCAGACTTTTTGGTTTTGGATTCGATTCTGCTCGTCATGTTCACGGAATCCCCGATCGCGGTGTAAGACATGTTTGCCGGATGGCCGAGTTGCCCTAGTATGCAATTTCCATAATGTACTCCGATTCCGATCCGGAACACGGTATGAAAGTGAGATTTCAGATACTCGTTGAGAGAATAAAGTTCAAGCTCCATTTCTTTGGCCGCACATAACGCAGAGAGACAAATTTCTTGCGGCGAACCTCCGTCCACTCCGAAAAGAGCCATGAGTCCGTCTCCGATGTATTTATCTATCTTACCGCCGTGTTTTAAAACGACATCGCCCATCTTATAAAAATAACGATTGAGTATGTGGATGACGTCGTAAGGAAGATGTGACTCCGAGAATATCGTGAAATCTCGAATGTCGCTGAAAAGAATTGCGATTTCTTTTTCTTCTCCGGAGATTGTCGCGGATCCCGGAATCGTAAGATTGTAGTCTTCGTCGTCTAAAACGATTCTTCGAACGCGAATGTCTCCTAAAACCTTTGCCTGACACGCGAGTCGAACGGATTTTGGAAATCCTTTTTTTTGGGATAGATCCTTTTCTTTTTGTTCCGGCGGTGATAAATTGGAAGAATTCTCCAAAACCAAAACCCGGCAAGTGGAACATCGAGCGTTTCCTCCGCAAGCGTTTGTGTGAGGAATGCCGTTGGTCAAACTAATTTCCAATAGGCTCTGAGGTGCGGAATTGTCGGGTAAACTAATTTCTTTTTCGTTTTCAAAATTTACAAGAATCATTAAAACCTTCCGGATTTGACGGAGATATAAAAAATAATTGGCGTCCTATAGGAAAGGGTAGAATTGTAAATTCGCTTGTCAATAGAAGAACTCGTCGATCGCTAAGAGGTGCGATTCTCGGAAAAACTAACGCGGTGTTTGTGGGAATCATAAGAGTATTGTTAGACGAATTACTGTTTAGGATCATTTGAATGGACGAAAACGAAAATTCCCGAGAAGAAAGTGCGGAACAAAGACCGGTCATACTTTTGGTGGATGACGAACCCAGCATCTTGAAGGGATTAAAAGAGCAACTCAAACTTGAATTCGGTAGCGATTTCGACATTGAAATCGCCGAAGACGCGGAATCCGCCTGGGACATTTTAGAAGAATGTATCGAAAGAGGAATCGATATTCCGGTCGTGGTTTGTGATCAAGTGATGCCTGGCATGAACGGAGACGAGTTACTCATCCGGATTCACAATAAAAAGCCGAATATTCGAAAAATTATGCTGACCGGTCAGGCTTCCGCGGATGCGGTCGGAAACGCATTAAATCATGCGAATTTATACAGATATTTGCCAAAACCCTGGGATTCTAACGATTTGATTCTAACGATCCGAGAGGCTTTAAAGTCTTACTTTTCGGATCTTTACCTTTGGGAACTCAATCGAAAGTTGGAAACGACTCTATTGTACGATCGGGAAACTGGTCGTCCGAATTTTGAAAGCCTGAGAAGAATCTTGGATGAAAGAGAATCTCAAGGAACGCTGTCCACCCTTGCCGTGATTCGAATCGAATCCTCCACTTCCACGACTCAACATTTCGGAGTGGGAGTGTATCATAAAGTACTGAGCCAGTTTCTCGCTTCTCTTTCCTCGTTTATGGGAGAGTCCGGTAATTTGTTTTACCTTTATCAGGACGAGGTCGCCGTTCTTTCCGAAATTGAAGAGAGTAAATTTCATTCTCTATTGGTCGCGTTTCGGATCCTTCTTCGGTCGGAATACATCGAGGCTGAGGGAGTTTCTTTTCGTGTGAACGTTTCGATCGGAGTTGCCACTCACCAATCCTCTCTTTATTATAAGGCTAGGATCGCGATGATGCACGCGGCTCAGAACAGCGAACTCGAACTGATGAATTATTCCAACGCGATGGAAGCGGGAGATCAATATCAGATTAATCTTATCCTGGGAAGAAAGCTGAACTATGCGATCAGCGTAGGTAATGTGATTCCTTATTTTCAAGGAATTTATAATAATACGTCCGAGAAAATTACGAAATTTGAATGTCTTGCGAGAATTCAGGATGGGGATAGGGTTTACTCTCCCGCGAGTTTTATATCAATCGCCAGGTCGACCGGGGTCATTCGTCTTCTGACTCCGATTATGATTGAAAAATCGATCCGATATTTTGCGCAATATCCGGAATATTCTTTTTCGGTGAATATCTCCGAATCGGATTTGGAAAAAAAAGGTTTCGCTTTTTGGGTTACTAGTCGTCTTCAACACTACGAAATCGCCCCGAATCGTCTAACGCTTGAAATTTTGGAAACCGATCGTTTGCGCGGAGGCGAAAGAGGTCTTGAAACCTTAAAAGAGCTGAAAGAATGCGGTTGTAAAATTGCGATAGACGACTTCGGAGTCGATCAATCCAACTTTGAAAGGTTGATGGAAATCGATCCCGATTTCATCAAGATCGACGGTAAATTCATACAGGGAATTCATTTGAGTAAAACTCCTTATCTACTCGCTTCCGCGATGACAGAAATGGCTCATAGAATCGGCGCGAAAGTCATTGCAGAATTTGTAGCAGGGAAAGGGGAGTTTGACACAGTTCGTTCCTTAGGTGTGGAATATTGTCAGGGGTATTACATTATGGAACCGGCTCCGGAGATTTTCCCGATACCTAGGATACCGCTTTAACCTTTTTCCAAAATTCGATTGTAATTATTTTTTTTCCAAATAATCTAATACCTTGCGTTTTTTGACAATTCAGTGAGTCGAATGAAATAAGTGAGGGTGAGTACTTCAATTGGATAAAGCGATTCTTTTTGTAGACGATGAAGCTCTGATCCTGATGAGCATGAAATCTCAGGTGAAACGTCACTTTGGAGAGGGTTACAGATATGAAACGGCTCTCGACGCTGGAGAAGCATGGCAGATTATCGAAGAATTAGTTCACGATGACGTGAGGATTCTGATCATCATTTCCGATTGGTTGATGCCTAACATCAAGGGGGACGAGTTTTTACGGCAGGTCCACAATAAGTATCCGGATATCCAAAAAGTGATCGTTACGGGACACGCGGACGAT
The nucleotide sequence above comes from Leptospira weilii. Encoded proteins:
- the hisC gene encoding histidinol-phosphate transaminase; this translates as MIQFQSVLGSLKSYEAGKPIELIAREFGIDPNQIIKLGSNENPFGCAQPVIEAVQKAASKMSYYPDDSYSELKTALASKFDLTPDRIIPGNGSDQVLDFACRCVLGPGDSILINRITFAMYKIYALQCGAKVHSTETVLHDLNAFSDLAKSIRPKIIFLCTPSNPIGDALSKLDVYDFLRQIPSNTLVVIDAAYMEFGKKKDSNTFISAKEITDLFPNVFYTGTFSKAYGLGGMRIGYGIGSKELISNLYKMRPPFNVANLSALAATEALKNESHVESYLDNNLKEMKRYEKFAAEQNVEFVDSYSNFITFFARKRGKSSTEISQSLLKQGIILRDLRSYDLNAIRITIGRPEQNDRVLTALEREFS
- a CDS encoding peroxidase family protein — encoded protein: MILVNFENEKEISLPDNSAPQSLLEISLTNGIPHTNACGGNARCSTCRVLVLENSSNLSPPEQKEKDLSQKKGFPKSVRLACQAKVLGDIRVRRIVLDDEDYNLTIPGSATISGEEKEIAILFSDIRDFTIFSESHLPYDVIHILNRYFYKMGDVVLKHGGKIDKYIGDGLMALFGVDGGSPQEICLSALCAAKEMELELYSLNEYLKSHFHTVFRIGIGVHYGNCILGQLGHPANMSYTAIGDSVNMTSRIESKTKKSGVPVLISEPVYEQVKERVLKGKVFSAQLKGKTGNHKLYEIREILKKTGANTWEEAKNSLRRIILVRETGSWLKLVYHLACLFDKDKNWIGLSAASSFKNFSKLPENSEIVQNLYQLKELLETFYEQTQTRYSLADFLALAGTIAIEKSGGPRIHIKPGRKDELISEVVQILPLGMQTQKDQLPCLQKMKLGIQDLVLISGTRTIGWLGGESLTANPYNFDNSYFHVLLKAGLEGPLLISNDRELLKNDESRAYVLDYALDQSKFFEDFTSTYLKLTI
- a CDS encoding EAL domain-containing protein, coding for MDENENSREESAEQRPVILLVDDEPSILKGLKEQLKLEFGSDFDIEIAEDAESAWDILEECIERGIDIPVVVCDQVMPGMNGDELLIRIHNKKPNIRKIMLTGQASADAVGNALNHANLYRYLPKPWDSNDLILTIREALKSYFSDLYLWELNRKLETTLLYDRETGRPNFESLRRILDERESQGTLSTLAVIRIESSTSTTQHFGVGVYHKVLSQFLASLSSFMGESGNLFYLYQDEVAVLSEIEESKFHSLLVAFRILLRSEYIEAEGVSFRVNVSIGVATHQSSLYYKARIAMMHAAQNSELELMNYSNAMEAGDQYQINLILGRKLNYAISVGNVIPYFQGIYNNTSEKITKFECLARIQDGDRVYSPASFISIARSTGVIRLLTPIMIEKSIRYFAQYPEYSFSVNISESDLEKKGFAFWVTSRLQHYEIAPNRLTLEILETDRLRGGERGLETLKELKECGCKIAIDDFGVDQSNFERLMEIDPDFIKIDGKFIQGIHLSKTPYLLASAMTEMAHRIGAKVIAEFVAGKGEFDTVRSLGVEYCQGYYIMEPAPEIFPIPRIPL
- a CDS encoding response regulator, with the protein product MDKAILFVDDEALILMSMKSQVKRHFGEGYRYETALDAGEAWQIIEELVHDDVRILIIISDWLMPNIKGDEFLRQVHNKYPDIQKVIVTGHADDSSIEALKREINLRSYLKKPWDERELVSTITTALAS